One window of [Chlorobium] sp. 445 genomic DNA carries:
- a CDS encoding dynein regulation protein LC7 — protein sequence MVEISELLSNLIKVDGVRASALIGKDGFVIDQKIRDGVTIDMETVGAIVIGGLHSSESIGTELNVGKVEQSMVEYENGIIFSKLLPEGNAILTIIADQSAMLGNIRYQVAKLAPELQKQL from the coding sequence ATGGTAGAGATATCAGAACTGTTAAGCAATTTAATCAAAGTCGATGGCGTAAGAGCGTCTGCGTTGATTGGCAAAGACGGCTTCGTGATTGACCAAAAGATACGAGACGGTGTTACAATTGATATGGAGACCGTTGGTGCAATCGTGATTGGCGGATTGCATAGCTCTGAGAGCATCGGAACAGAACTTAATGTGGGTAAGGTTGAGCAAAGCATGGTTGAGTATGAAAACGGCATTATCTTTTCTAAATTGCTTCCCGAAGGAAATGCGATCTTGACAATCATCGCTGACCAGAGCGCAATGCTAGGCAACATTCGCTATCAAGTAGCAAAACTTGCGCCTGAACTTCAAAAGCAACTTTAG